caaaaaaattaaaagggcACCAGCTGCATTCAGTGGGGCACCAGCCCAAAGAAAGTTTTGTAGCATACCACTGCTGGTAAGTGTATCCAGGCAAGTATTATTTGAGACAAACATACTCAATAGTTAAGCCACAGTGGAAGCAGTTTCTATCGaagcattattttttaattttagttaTGTAttagtcacactttacactaacATTAACTTAAAGGGGTTCAACCATGCTAGTTACAAAGATGTCTATTGCATTTCATGGTTGTAAATTCCTGAAATAGTTTCCAGCCAACCgtataaaaaagtattttctgtcatatttctCCAGTGAAGTGGACTGAAATAATAGTGAAAGAGTTTGGCCATCCGACACGATCAGTGGCAGGGTGGCTGATCAGTAAGTTGCTCACAGTGTGCAACCGCGTTCTTGAGGAGAATACGGTTCAGCTGTGTGGGATCCGACCTGAGGACACAGTGCTGGAGCTGGGTCACGGCCCGGGTCATGGTCTGCAGTCAGCAGCCAAACTGCTCACAGAGCCCACAGGCCGCCTTATAGGTGTGGATTACTCGGCATACATGCATCAGGTGAAGTATAAATACTGACAGAGTAGAGTAAAGtatttaaattaagtttgtTTATCACATGCATGTCTTGATGTCTTAAACTAATACTAACTAAAGCCTTCCTTAACCAGCCACATATGAACCGAAGCCTCTGTAAGTAACAGTAATAAGAAAAGATAGGAGAAACCATTGGCAAGCAGGCAAACAAAAGCTGAGAAGACTACTAGTTTATTTTATTAAGATTACTCACTTTTGGAATAgtaataatattaatttaaaagtaatagtaatatttctcttttttctcttaaAGATGGCAAGTGATCGAATGAAGGATTTTGTGGCCAGTGGGAAAGTGACCCTATACCACTGTGATGTAGAAGCAATGCCTCTGGCAGACAGTGTTGTGGATAAAGTCTTTCATTGTAACTGCTACTACTTCTGGTCTGACCTTGAGAAGGGAGCCACAGAGATACACCGGGTAATGAAACCAGGTAGGACATGACGTTGTAACAGTAAGACTTTATTTTCCAGGCACATTTGTTGTCTCAAATGGTTTTGTGATTTACTACCTTGCTCCTAGGTGTGACTCTCTGAGCAATCATTGTCTTTTAGCAATGCTTCTCTGCACAAATGTCACTAATTCTTTTCACTCTTGAACCCACCCAGGAGGCTTGATGGTGACCACGCTGAGGCTGTCAAACTGGCCCCAGGAGCCCTACATGACAGCTCTAAGAGACTCTGGCTTTACTGATGTCAGAATGGAAGACAAACAGCATAAAAACATTACTTTTCAGGCTATCTATGCCACTGCCTCAAAATGAGATTGAAATCAAACTGCAAGTAAGAGATTGTGCgtattatagcctatatttaatatctggttttaaatgtgatttttaatTGTTCTTAATGGTACTTTGGAAAATTGGTTCTCCTCTCTATGGCAGATTTGAAATGcctgaatgaaaataaatcaaacacagatatacaattaaatacaatacagattatttgtttttgtttaataacTGAATTGATGGAGAGGAATGAACACCAGTCCCTCCAGTCGGTTTACGAACGTCTGTTCTTAGGCAAGCTCAGAGGATAGTGACTGGCCCATCACATATCCTCCACACAGAACATGAGCTCTTGCCCTCTGGCAGAAAATGCAGAGTCCCTCGCTGTAAACCTCAACCATTTTAAAAACGAATTTGTTCCTACCTctgttaaacatttaaacaatgctGCTTGAAGCCATAGGGATTTTGCAATAGTTTCATGGTTGTTTTACTGGGGGGTGAaggaaatactgtatgtgttacaTTCAACATGTTTTTACCTTTGGGATGTGTGCAATACTTTATGTGCAGTTTATTGCTGTGACTCCTACAATTGGTgctggattttttatttatttattatttataactGTCAGCGCATTATTCATGTGTACAGCTGGgggtccaaaacaaatttccctaAGGGGATGATAAAGTATATAGTATCGTATGCACGGAATCTTGACCTGATTGTAAATACTTAGGTGTTTCCCACTTGGATGTCATCAGACAATTCACCTTTGGCTGAATAGACCCTTTGTCTTGAAAACAAAGGCATGCAAAACACTGAATGAAAGAAACCACCCTGATCAGCGGGGGAGGACCAAGCCAAggtataaagagagagagagcaaaccaACATTTGCATTGTGTACCATGCTCTGAGCATTAAAGGTGTGACAATACTGTAAGAGATGTTTCTCTCGTTCCTCATTGTCAAAGTGGGATTACAAAATTGCCATGGCAAATTTTACATAtatctgtgagatcaggttgcatTAGTTTGCATGAGGATGTTCAAGCATGGGTTCAAgggaagtttttcttttttaacaattttctgTTAGCTGACCAGCTAGAGGGAAAGTACTATTGACTGTACATTTAGTTAGATTTGTAGCATTGTGCTGCAGGAGGCTGTACAAACAGGCTCTATAGGGAGCTTCTCAGCATTCTAAGTGATTAGTGTTAGCTAGCGTTTTCTTACAGTTTTCCCAGTGCTGTCAATTTCTGCCTGACAAGCTGCTGGCTCATCGGGATATCTGCCACCACAGGACTAAGTCCATACATCAACTGTCACAGAAGTCCAAACTAAGATAAGATAGAACTTAAGTATTTTGATTGGTAAGCAGATGATAATGAGAAAGTTAAAAGCTGTAGCTAGAAGGCCCAGGAATGAATCTCAGAAGTAAGCAAGGTGGCGGCTTTTGAGATAATCTCCTAACCTTTCTGAGCATTAGTTAGGTGGAATGATTTCCTTAAGTGCTGAGCtcataaaaagacatgatgtatgcttacattgatatttgtttgATAGGCCTATATGATATATACAGGCATGGTTTTTTTACAAGCATATCCAACAGGCCAGGCGTTGCCGTTTCATGTTCAAACTTTATTTTAAGACAACAGGCTACTCTCTATCTTTACCGGTATCTAACGCCATAGACTGTATGTCTAACACCAAGCGATTCTACGGTAGGTGGCGATCGTGCTCCGGTTAGCTGCAAATCGCCGATAAAACAGAAGAAGTTGAATGCGGGCGGTGTTGATGACGTAGGGCGAGGGAAATCCAAAACAGCTCAGGTCTTCTCGGGCGGTTCTGTGAAGTAAACACATGAAGTTGAGCTGTAAAAGCGGTTGTGAAGTGAACCACAATTGTTAAAGCGTGACAAAAGTAAGTGATATAATATCGAGTAAACAATATTTTATGTTGACTACGGCGTGGTTATTGGACTTTAAAAGACATCGCCTACTAAGATGTTTCCGTAGTCATTTGATTGAACGCCTAACGTTAGagctaacttagctagctagctagctagctaacgttcaTGAactggaagtcgctttggataaaagcgtcagctaaaatgacatgtaatgtaatgtaactttATAAAGCGAGTTGATATTTTCTGTCTGGTCAAAACGAATAGGCCTACATGAATACACGAGGTACCAAAATATCACCAATTCGTTAGTGTTGCATTAATCACGACTCATTCCCGttcaccatagatatatacacctATGCCCGTTCACTCCATTCTCCGCTCTGCAGAATGCAGAAGGCTTCCCGTTTGAAGCGTGAACTTCAGATGCTGAGCACAGAGCCTCCTCCCGGAATAACATGCTGGCAGACCGAGGAACGGGTAGACGACCTGCGGGCACGTAAGTATTCTCAGCTTAATACTGCATTCGTTCTCAGGAATATACCACATGCGACAAAGTAAATATGTGGTTTATCTATCTGATCAACCATGtattctcttttccttcctctgGTTTACAGAGATAGTGGGTGGAACAGGGACCCCATATGAAGGTGGACTCTTCCTTTTGGAGATCAAGGTCCCGGAGAGGTGCATTATCTCAACGTTTTAACATTGATATGTTCTCTGTCCCATTTCGACGTTATAAACGCCTAACTGCAGTCAAGTATGACTGACTTGGCTGTTTTCTTCTTGTAGGTACCCATTTGAGCCTCCCAAAATGCGATTCTTGACCCCCATCTACCACCCAAACATTGACAATTCAGGGCGTATCTGCCATGATGCCCTCAAACTCCCGCCAAAGGTTGAAACGTATTACCTTTAAAAGTTGTTTATGATTCACATGCATTATCTGGTTTTGTTTGTCTGCTGTCAaacttattaattattattttgtattattcagGGTGCCTGGAAGCCATCCCTAAACATCTCTACAGTCCTCACCTCCATTCAGCTACTCATGGCTGAGCCCAATCCGGATGACCCACTCATGGCCGATATAGTGAGTATCACACAATCTTTAATTCACAGATATCATACTATCTGCTAGAGTAGCATGGCTCTGACACACATTAACAATGTGgtggttttatttgtttttgtgaatATTCTAATACAAATATAAGTGACAATAGGGCTTTtgcaaaaacctttttttagaATAGCTGAGAACTTAATAACACTATGGTTCAAATACTCTTTCCagtatgtatttttattgtaagCCAGATGTTTTGCTAAATGCCAGAATAACTTTAGATATCAGTCTGAAACACCTTTACCTCTTGTCACAAAAATGCAGCCTCTTGcggtcttaaaggtcccatggcatgaaaatttcacttgatgaggttttttaacattaatatgcgttcccccagcctgcttatggtcccccagtggctagaaatggtgataggtgtaaaccgagccctgggtatcctgctctgccttttgagaaaatgaaagcccagatgggccaatctggaatcttgctccttatgaggtcataaggaacaAGGTTACcgcccctttctctgctttgcccgcccagataatttggcccacccatgagagagagacatcatggctttcaaaagagcaaagtggcagtCGCTCAAGGCCCACGCCCCCTCTCCTCCTTGCCCCCTCTCctccttgccccccctctcctccttgcccccctctcctccttaatagctacagacatagaaatggcacatactaaggaaagttcaatgtgggactggctctagtggctgtaattctgcaccaaggctgaatttcgggaaagagacttcagatacagtattaggggaccactatatTGCTTCATATTGCAGTAGAGAGCATCTGAATTGTGATACTGTGGTCAATTGCGTATCTCCGCCGGATACACATGTAAAgagatgtttacatttttttaatgcagTCATCAGAGTTCAAATACAACAAACAGCTGTTCACGGAGAAGGCCAGGAAGTGGACACAAGAACATGCTGTTCAGAAGAACACGGTAAGGCTCTCTGGTCTATGGGTGAAGCAGTTGTAACATTTACTGTTCATGATTGCaacagttttcatttttaatattatGTACTGACCTCAGGTAGGCTCCATTATTCCTAGTGGGTGACATGATTATTGTCACTTGCTCCACAGCGCTGTCATTGTACTAGCTCTGTGTAGTGATATATGTTGCCCACAAGGTGGTGCTGTGGTCCCTTGGTAGAATGTTGTCTACTAATTTAATATTAACTTGCAACAAAGTGATGCATACTGTTGTATTATTAAAATGTCACCCCCATATTTCATAATTCTCAGTTTAGGGATGTGTAGGAGTATTTATGGGCAATACTGTCATTATCTAAAATAGTTTGTATCTGTCTTTGTTCAGGGAGTCGTGGAGGCCAACAAAGAAAATACTCCAGATCAGAAAGCTTCATCTCGCAAAAGAGAGGCTTTTGGTACACAGCAGGAGGCAGAGGAACCAGCAAAGAAAACCTGTGTGTAGTTTCTATCTTGCTTGTTAGAGCCACAGGTCTCTCTTCTACAGAGCCACCATGCCTTATACAAGgcaatttacatttttaatttagtgCTTATACCAACTTCCTTTTTCTATGTATGCATTCCTCATCTTAATCCAGAAATGCCCACATATTTATATGTATCGTTTCTTTTGTGATATTAAAGTTTATTGTAAACACTAATTGATCAAACTAattttatgtattatatacaATACCTTGACTTGCGTGATGTGGAGGTGTGTTTCACAGTAGTAGCAGAAGCACAGTGGTTGATGGTGTATACAGTATGAAGATAATTTTATTCAAACATATGCTTACCAGTTGTATACAAAGTATGTACATCCTAAATAGCAAGTTTATTTTACAAACtaaggatttatttttttaatataaaattatatatttgctGTTTATCATATAAAAAGGGTGACAGACATCATAAGGCTGTAGTGAGTCAATACCATGCTAGTTCAGAGGTAGTTACATTGTACATATCGCTAGCCTACTTTAATGTCTGTAGAAAGATAGCTACATCCCATTAAGTCTGTATAACTGCTTGTTGATGGTTGGGAAGATTTGCATATTTGTGACAAAATCATGTAAACTATTGTGCGATCTGTTACCTGttgcattttgttgctacataaaaaaacattctcatAACAGCTATTAAAACAGTTGTAAAGAAATATATCGGAGTAACATTTCTGTGAATGAAAAATGTTAGCTTACTCTGGTAAAAATGTCCCGGTGTGTCTGATAATGACTCCTTTTCTTTGAAACAGACCTTTAGCGATAGGATTGAACTTACATtacaaaaacattacaaaaacaaatgagataaCTCCACTTAAAATATAACCAAACAATCTGTAACCTCTAAGCTGCATGTGTCATGATCACATTTCAGTATAAACATTTACACTTAAAGTTCTACTGGTTCTAAATCAATTCCCCCTGGGTAAACCATGGATTTGATTTTCCATGTAGTTGACAGCTTTTATTGGAGCTTTTTCTTTTGTCATGTGAGTCCATGACTGAAGCAGTCCACTGGGTAGTGTCTGAAATTGTCCTTTATTTTAACAGACGTGTATTGTGGTGTTTCCTTTAATAGTCTTAACTGTGAATGGAACTTTTAGTTGCACTCTTCATTTTCAGAGGCACCTTGTGTTCTCATAGACTTCCCTAGAGTACTCTACAGTCTCTCATTCTGAGGTGCTTGAGGATTGAAAACCCAGAGCTGGTCTTACTGCTGCTGTTTGATGGTGGTCCTTTTAAGTGTCTATAGTGTCCCAGCTAATCAGACAGCTAGCTTGGAGGCTCATGGATGAGAGTTCAGAGAGGGAGTCATGGTAGAGTGATACAGAGGGCAAGTGTTATAAATCACATCTTGATCCAAACTCTTCAGACATTCATCGTCATTCAGGCTCCCTCCTCCTGtcactctgtctctttctttggcTGTGGGAGTGGGTATCTGGCAAGGGATGAGAGGAACAGAGGAAGTAGAGGAGCAGTGGGAAAATCTGATTGGATCCATTCGTGGTTGGAGAGAGGACCCCCCACTGTAAAGGGCGTCAGCATCAGCGAGTGACACCTGTGTCGACGAATCGGAGCAGGAGCTCTTCTCTGTTTCCACAGAAACCAGCGAGTCCAGGGTGCGATCCCGGCGTAGCTGTGGTCGTGCTTTGGGGTGAGGCCAGAAGAAAAACTGGGAGTGGTCTCGtgtgaagaggaggaagaggagggggttgaggcaggcaggcaggggcTGGAGAAGCAGGAGAACTGATTTTAACACCTCTTCGCCCAGAGAGAGGAGACCCAGgagggagcagagggagagaaaagctACTGGTACATAGAGGAGGCCATTTGTGAATATTAGCCAGGCAACGTGTTTGATCATAGCGCAGTCCCACAGGCCCTCACACTCTCCCCTAAGTAACTCCCAGTATAGGCGGATGTATGAGCCTGTGACTATAAGCAAGCACAGGGTGTTCATCATAATGAGCGCCAAGGGAAAGCCCAGGGAGGATGGTAGTCTAGAGGATGGGGGTGGCAGGGGTGAGGGAAGGCAGAAAGGTGAGGACCTGTACTCCCCTACTCCTACCAGTGGGAGAGAAGCAAGAGTGAGGGAGACAGTGAGGCAGAAAAGTGCACATGTGCGCACACTCCCAAGGGATGGGGACTTCCCATAGGCACGGGCACATGTCACACTCACGCCACACTGCACAGCTGCCAGAGTCAGCAGCAACACACTTGCCTCCGATGCAAACACCCAGACCCATCCCGTCGCTTGACAACCAGGACCCCCCTCCCAGCGGGCACCGTGATGACCAAACTCTCCCAGGGTTAGAGCATCCACAAGGGCTAGGGTGCACGTACACACACCCGTCAGCAGGTTGGAAGCACCCATGCAGGCCACAGTGAAGCGGAGAGGTGACAGGTAGCCGGGTGAGCcga
This genomic interval from Perca fluviatilis chromosome 5, GENO_Pfluv_1.0, whole genome shotgun sequence contains the following:
- the zgc:194242 gene encoding uncharacterized methyltransferase YdaC isoform X2 produces the protein MKWTEIIVKEFGHPTRSVAGWLISKLLTVCNRVLEENTVQLCGIRPEDTVLELGHGPGHGLQSAAKLLTEPTGRLIGVDYSAYMHQMASDRMKDFVASGKVTLYHCDVEAMPLADSVVDKVFHCNCYYFWSDLEKGATEIHRVMKPGGLMVTTLRLSNWPQEPYMTALRDSGFTDVRMEDKQHKNITFQAIYATASK
- the ube2t gene encoding ubiquitin-conjugating enzyme E2 T — translated: MQKASRLKRELQMLSTEPPPGITCWQTEERVDDLRAQIVGGTGTPYEGGLFLLEIKVPERYPFEPPKMRFLTPIYHPNIDNSGRICHDALKLPPKGAWKPSLNISTVLTSIQLLMAEPNPDDPLMADISSEFKYNKQLFTEKARKWTQEHAVQKNTGVVEANKENTPDQKASSRKREAFGTQQEAEEPAKKTCV
- the zgc:194242 gene encoding uncharacterized methyltransferase YdaC isoform X1, with protein sequence MFFTGTVRTFVMNIFNCKLQVLLGLRSGRHFQPIKEHLRSPNHYFTFLHDSTTDKLKWTEIIVKEFGHPTRSVAGWLISKLLTVCNRVLEENTVQLCGIRPEDTVLELGHGPGHGLQSAAKLLTEPTGRLIGVDYSAYMHQMASDRMKDFVASGKVTLYHCDVEAMPLADSVVDKVFHCNCYYFWSDLEKGATEIHRVMKPGGLMVTTLRLSNWPQEPYMTALRDSGFTDVRMEDKQHKNITFQAIYATASK